AAAAGCTAGAAGATAAAGAACGTGACAACAAGTAATCATATCTGGAGGGTTGCGTCCGTAGTATCTAGCGCATATCAATGCTGAATATAAAGGAGTGAGTAAGGGATGAATGTATTGCATTACTCTTATATGGATGCACCCATTGGGGGATTAATTTTAGTTACTAATCAAATAGGTGTCTGTTATATCCAATTTGGACAAGATGAGACAAGCATGCATGCCATCCAAAGCTGGGCAAAAAAATGGAAATATACATTAGCTGATCAGCCCACTCCAGAAAAACATCATGAACTTCATCAACAATTGCATGATTATTTCCGAGGGAAACGTAAAATATTTTCCTTTCCAATAGATCTGCATGGAACAATGTTTCAGAAAAAAGTTTGGAATGCATTACTTACTATTCCTTATGGTGAGACACGTTCATATAAAGATATTGCTTGTAGTATTGGTTCAGATAAGGCGGTAAGAGCAGTAGGCGGGGCTAATAACAAAAATCCAGTCTCATTGATTGTTCCATGCCATCGAGTAATTGGGGCGAATGGCGCACTGGTCGGATACGGCGGAGGTTTATCAATAAAGGAACAATTGCTTACATTAGAAGGTGTTTTACCAATTGTTAAATAGCCAATAATGAAATAGGTTTACTAGCTGCATGTCTGTTTTCATGCATGTTCATGGGTCAAGGCTCTTATCCATATAATTAGCAATAGATGCTAGTTGCTCGATCAAGATTGCTGTAAGCATGGGGAATACTTGATCAGAAGCGTACATCCCGAAATGGAAGGGAGCATACGTATGGTTGGAGAAGCTTGGAGGAAGGAAGTAAACCAATATCTCGGAGAAGTAGACAGGGCACTTCTAAGCCTAGATTTTTCTATTTCGCCCCAACAATTGCAAATTACCGAAGAAGCAAAGAAGGCTATTAGGTATTGGCAAGCAGCTTGGCTTCGATGGAAGAGTGTACAACACGATTCAGACAGCTGGTCATTACAGGCTGTTCATACAAAGTTAACACCAATTTATGAGGCTGTGTGCTCTTCCAATGTTATGGTATCAGGACTTCTTCATAGAAGGATCTATTTCAGACCGGCCCCATCTGCACCTCTTGAGTTTTATGAAATGCAGACCACCGAACAGATTAAATTAATCTCTGATGACGGTAGCCTGTGGAATTTTGAACAGGTATGGGGAATGCCAATGCCGTTATTTCATGGCAGTGATTCCGACTTGACGAATTCCATGAATAGCAAAGAGAAACGTAATCCCTCACATAACAATTTACCTAATCCTGAAGTGGATTCAGAGATCCATCCGGTTGTTCTATCCTATAGTTATAATCGTGAAGCTGCTGTTGCTTATGCAAATCAGTTTTGGGAAACTCCCAACCCAGCATATCCTTATTTTCAAGATGATTGTACCAACTTTATTTCTCAATGCTTGCATGCAGGTGGAATTCCAATGATATTTACTAATAGTAGAGCAAAAGGATGGTGGTATCGTCATCGCAAAGAGGGGTGGAGTTTTAGTTGGGCCATTGCAAATAGCCTAGAATCATTGTTGGCTAAAGGAGGGGCTCCTTTTTACGCTCAACAAAGAGGAACTCCGCAGGAATTGGAGATTGGCGACATCATTTGTTATGATTTTACTGGGGATGGTAGATGGGATCATAATACAATTGTAGTAGCAAAAGATGAACAGGGATTTCCGTTAGTGAATGCGCACACGTTTAATGCTCAGTATCGTTTTTGGGAGTACTTAGATTCCACTGCTTATACGCCTGCTATTAAATATCGCTTCTTTCATGTGATGGCTGTAGAAAATTGAAACATCGCTTGTTGTTACTACCATACAAGAGTTAAGATTAAGGAAAGCCACAAACTAGGGGATTTGAACCAAATCATTTATTGTTGGTAAAATCACTAAAAATGATCAAAAACCTTAAAGAGTAGTTTGCTTCTTTTTAGATGAGGAGACTGTTCTTTAGGGTTTTCTTACTAATGCTTTTTCAAACATATCGAAATGATCTTTTTTGCGATAAGATGATAGTGAGCTTGTTAGAGGAGAGATAGCGTCTATGTCTTTACACATCGTACTACATGAACCATTAATTCCAGCCAATACAGGGAATATTGCTAGAACTTGCGCAGCAACTGGTGTTCATTTGCATCTCATACGTCCACTTGGCTTTTCAACTGATGACAAAGCCCTTAAACGAGCAGGATTGGATTATTGGCATGCCGTAAATATCAGTTACTACGATAATTTTGAACATTTTGCCCAAGTTCATGAGCATAAAACAGATCGCTTTTTCTTCGTAGAGACAAATGGGACGAGGTCTTATAGCGATATCGATTTTCAACCTGGTGATTTTATTATCTTGGGTAAAGAAACTAGTGGCATCCCACAAGAGATTATGGATAGATACGATTCTAGTCAAATTGTTCGTATTCCTATGGGAGGCGCAACCAGATCTATGAATTTATCCAACTGTGCTGCCATTGTTACTTTTGAAGGGCTACGGCAGATTGGATTTCCAGGATTGGATTAAGCTAGCTCGTTGTTTTTTTGAAGATAAATATAAGGTAGGGTATTCAAAGGGAGGAACACATGTCACAGGCAACCACAGTTTTTTTTGATTTAGATGGAACATTATTAGAAATGCATACAGATCAATTCGTGGAGAACTATTTAAAAGAGTTAGCGATGTTTGTTGGAGATGCCTTTGAATCAAAGCAGTTGATTGGGTGGCTATGGGAGTCTACAAAAGCAATGATTATTAATAAGGAAGCAGATAAAACCAACGAACAAATATTCATTGAGAATTTTTTGAAACATAGCGGAGCGAAAAAAGAAGATGTATGGCCTATCTTTGAAAAATTTTATCTGGAGCTATTTCCAAATTTATCACACTACACAAATCCATCACCTTGGGGAAAAAAATTAG
This is a stretch of genomic DNA from Brevibacillus laterosporus DSM 25. It encodes these proteins:
- a CDS encoding methylated-DNA--[protein]-cysteine S-methyltransferase, with amino-acid sequence MNVLHYSYMDAPIGGLILVTNQIGVCYIQFGQDETSMHAIQSWAKKWKYTLADQPTPEKHHELHQQLHDYFRGKRKIFSFPIDLHGTMFQKKVWNALLTIPYGETRSYKDIACSIGSDKAVRAVGGANNKNPVSLIVPCHRVIGANGALVGYGGGLSIKEQLLTLEGVLPIVK
- a CDS encoding amidase domain-containing protein, yielding MIRSVHPEMEGSIRMVGEAWRKEVNQYLGEVDRALLSLDFSISPQQLQITEEAKKAIRYWQAAWLRWKSVQHDSDSWSLQAVHTKLTPIYEAVCSSNVMVSGLLHRRIYFRPAPSAPLEFYEMQTTEQIKLISDDGSLWNFEQVWGMPMPLFHGSDSDLTNSMNSKEKRNPSHNNLPNPEVDSEIHPVVLSYSYNREAAVAYANQFWETPNPAYPYFQDDCTNFISQCLHAGGIPMIFTNSRAKGWWYRHRKEGWSFSWAIANSLESLLAKGGAPFYAQQRGTPQELEIGDIICYDFTGDGRWDHNTIVVAKDEQGFPLVNAHTFNAQYRFWEYLDSTAYTPAIKYRFFHVMAVEN
- the trmL gene encoding tRNA (uridine(34)/cytosine(34)/5-carboxymethylaminomethyluridine(34)-2'-O)-methyltransferase TrmL, which translates into the protein MSLHIVLHEPLIPANTGNIARTCAATGVHLHLIRPLGFSTDDKALKRAGLDYWHAVNISYYDNFEHFAQVHEHKTDRFFFVETNGTRSYSDIDFQPGDFIILGKETSGIPQEIMDRYDSSQIVRIPMGGATRSMNLSNCAAIVTFEGLRQIGFPGLD